In Trichlorobacter lovleyi, the DNA window GCCGTGGCGTACTGGCAGGAAAGCCGGTACAGCAGTTCCATTGCCTCAAGAAAGTCTTCCGGTTCACGTTCGCCGTCCAGTATCTGGTTCTGTACATCTCGCAGCAGTTCCAGGGTTTCAGCCTCATTGCGGTTGGGATTGGTCAGGTCATCATCCTGCAGGATCAGGTAATCAGCAGGCGGGGCAGGCTCAAGCACGGCAACCTCTTCTGCCGGTGCAGGCTGGAAACTTTCAGGAAACAGCCGGTCATGCAGTTCAATAAACTGGTTGGTTGCTTCGTCCCAGTCGCCTTCAAAGAGCTTTTCTGCAGTCTGCTGTACCAGCTCGCCGATCTCTTCAAGGGTTACGTTGTGGTTCAGTTCAAGGGTGTTGGTCATGGGGTATCCTTTCATTTTCCGGCTTTGCCGGTGATCAAAAATCAATCGTCTGGTTGGTTGCCTGGCGTTGTGGTTCGTAATCCTTCAGGCCGGTAAACTGCAGGCTGGGGCGGTCTAACAGCACCTCCCAGATCTGCCCGGCTGCGCCGTTACGGTTTTTCAGCACCTTCAGAATCAACTGCCCCGCCTTGGTTTGCTGCAGTCCCAGCATGAAGTCTGCAGAGGCCTCAATATCTCCGCCACCCTTGGCGCTGTGGGCCTCTATCTCTGTCTGGTGCTTGACTGATTCCCGGCTGACCTGGGCCAGCACCAGCAGCGGCACGTTTTTTTCCTTGGCAAGGTTCTTCAGGGCGGGGGCAAGAAAGGCGGTTTTCTCAAACAGGGTCTTGCCTGGGGCGGCCATCAGGCCCAGGTAATCGATCCCCACAACGCCTATGTCGCCGTGATTACGCTTGGTAGCGTCAATGTATCGGCCAATTTGTTCAACGCTCAGTCCGGGACGGTCGCACACCAGCATGTTTCTACCGCCACCGTCACGGGCCGCCAGTTGCAGGGCATTGGCCTCCACCGGCTCATTGCGCCAGCGATATTCGCAGGTATACCCGTTGATACCGCTGGTCATGGCAACTTCCCGTTCAAACAGTTTGGCGGCAGGCATTTCCAGGGAAAAGAACAGGCTGAGTAAGCCGGTGTCGCGTGCAGAACGCAGCAGCAGGAATTGCAGCAGGGCGCTTTTAAAGGTGCCGGAATAGGCGATTACGATAAGGACTTCACCGGGGGCTACTCCCCGTAATTCTTTGTCCAGGTCCTTGAAGCCGGTCTTGAAGCGGTATTTGTTGACCCGTGCGACAAACTGCTGGTAGAGGGCTCCACGGGTGCTGAAATCTATGAGGTCTGCAGCGTTCACCCCGTGTGCCCCGTCCAGCTCTGCAGCCAGTTTTTCAAGGTTACGGCGGGCCTCGTCAATCACCGTGGCGGGATCATCCCCCTGCTGGACCTTGCCGGTCATCACCAGTGCCAAACCGGCAAGGGACCGCTGCACAGCATGGGTGCGGATGATTTTTGCATAGTGGGCGGCATTGGCTGCGGTGGGGACGTAATCAGCAAGTTCCAGCAGGTACGGGGTGCCGCCTGCCGCCTCCAGTTTGCCGGATGCTTTCAGGGCTGCAGCAAGGGTGGTAAAATCAATCGGCGTTCCGGCCTGATGTAGATCCAACATCCCACCGAAAAAATGCCGGTGGCGTTCAAGGTAGAAGTCCACCGTACCGATGATCTCGGTCAGGGTCGGAAGTACGGTGTTATCTATCAGCACAGCCCCGAGGCAGGACTGCTCTGCTTCGTTGCTCCAGTGGACGGCGTGGGTGGTTTCAGGCAGTGGCATGGGTGGTGTCCTGGGCGGCTTTCAGATCGTCAATCAGTCGGGCAAGCCGGTCTTCAGCTTGGTCGGCAAAGTTTGCAATAGCCCGCAAGCTAAAGGCCTGTTGGGTTGGATGCACGTTACGCATGGCGTCGAGAGACAGGCAGAGCAGGCGCTGGTCTTCTGCCAAGGCCTCAAGGGTGCTAATCAGGTCGCTGGGGTTGATTGAGGTTTCCATGGTGTTGCTCCTTTCAAGGTTGGTTGTGCTTCAAAAAATTAAGACATTTTGAGACGTTATCCGGGGGCGGTGGTCTCCCAGAACCGCCAGTCTTCCAATAGGGTGCCGTCAGGGGGCAGTAGCCCGGCAGCCCTAAACCGTGCGGCATTGTTGGTCATGATCTCGCCGGGGGGCGGCATCCGGTTAATCTGGCTTTGCAGCATCGGCAGGTCACGGCGGTTTGCAAGGAATGTGTCCTCGACGGTAAGGAAGTGGCTGGCTATCAGCAGCAGCGGCTTCAAGGGGTGCAGGCCCAGCAGGGTCT includes these proteins:
- a CDS encoding replicative DNA helicase, whose translation is MPLPETTHAVHWSNEAEQSCLGAVLIDNTVLPTLTEIIGTVDFYLERHRHFFGGMLDLHQAGTPIDFTTLAAALKASGKLEAAGGTPYLLELADYVPTAANAAHYAKIIRTHAVQRSLAGLALVMTGKVQQGDDPATVIDEARRNLEKLAAELDGAHGVNAADLIDFSTRGALYQQFVARVNKYRFKTGFKDLDKELRGVAPGEVLIVIAYSGTFKSALLQFLLLRSARDTGLLSLFFSLEMPAAKLFEREVAMTSGINGYTCEYRWRNEPVEANALQLAARDGGGRNMLVCDRPGLSVEQIGRYIDATKRNHGDIGVVGIDYLGLMAAPGKTLFEKTAFLAPALKNLAKEKNVPLLVLAQVSRESVKHQTEIEAHSAKGGGDIEASADFMLGLQQTKAGQLILKVLKNRNGAAGQIWEVLLDRPSLQFTGLKDYEPQRQATNQTIDF